One genomic segment of Gossypium arboreum isolate Shixiya-1 chromosome 3, ASM2569848v2, whole genome shotgun sequence includes these proteins:
- the LOC108454976 gene encoding uncharacterized protein LOC108454976, with amino-acid sequence MTFLGHAVFVEGICVDLKKIEVALDWKQPKNVSKIYLKRHDIEYSVGDFVFLKVPPWKKLELPPEMERIHNVFHVSMLRQYWFDPSHVVSIMKIEVRPYLTFEKESVQILDRDVKVLRRKSIPLVKVLWQNHGTEEAT; translated from the exons ATGACTTTTCTAGGGCATGCAGTTTTTGTTGAGGGGATCTGCGTTGATCTGAAGAAGATTGAGGTTGCACTtgattggaaacagcctaagaacGTATCTAAGATCT atctaaAGAGGCATGATATCGAGTACTCTGTGGGGGACTTTGTTTTTCTTAAGGTTcctccatggaagaag ttggagctacctccagagatGGAGCGTATCCACAATGTCttccacgtctcgatgttgaggcaaTATTGGTTTGATCCTTCTCATGTTGTTTCTATTATGAAAATTGAGGTTAGGCCATATTTGACTTTTGAGAAGGAATCAGTTCAGATTCtagatcgagatgttaaggttctgaggaggaaatccATTCCTTTGGTAAAGGTTCTGTGGCAGAATCATGGTACTGAAGAGGCTACGTAG